A region from the Paenibacillus humicola genome encodes:
- a CDS encoding DUF4062 domain-containing protein produces MATKMFISSVSGGLEEIRQQVASFIAKAGHEPILFEADAFAKNQAGTMIATCLRAVEQAHIYILIIGYEVGYFVHDAGKSVTHLELRKAIAAGKTIYVFAEEYIKNFYFKEYLRIYRQLRDSEDADSDKPPSFEAVIRQIGSMSVKREVLNILNDAYQVVPWVFGFQSSDDIVRILKQELSASLEAHIALRNSKQLQSLDKVMLAAERFEQYNRFMEDFFPLVDEIRLTRFEELLRKTQSHLKGGTICYDEGAGIISELVTVGNCDATSLYYFDGEGRFELVALSGLAHPRQTSIPLHDPGSYVASAYREAIAFNPDDGNRPPSTEIFYTDQTIYLCHVFGRFVFTIHFPIEDQAVDAAFLDGRTDDLYAGLLNIKANSDILELIRFILCAGGNERWKPMRDGLASR; encoded by the coding sequence ATGGCGACCAAAATGTTTATCAGCTCGGTATCCGGCGGCCTTGAGGAAATTCGGCAGCAGGTGGCTTCGTTTATTGCCAAAGCGGGACACGAGCCGATCCTGTTCGAAGCCGACGCCTTCGCCAAAAATCAGGCCGGTACCATGATCGCCACCTGTCTGCGCGCGGTCGAGCAGGCTCATATCTACATTCTCATCATCGGCTACGAGGTCGGTTATTTCGTCCACGATGCCGGCAAAAGCGTGACGCACCTCGAGCTGAGAAAGGCGATTGCGGCCGGCAAGACGATCTATGTTTTTGCCGAAGAATATATCAAAAATTTTTACTTCAAGGAGTATTTGCGCATTTACCGCCAGCTGCGTGACAGCGAAGACGCCGACTCGGATAAGCCGCCGTCGTTCGAAGCGGTGATCCGGCAGATCGGGAGCATGTCGGTCAAGCGGGAGGTGCTGAACATCTTGAACGACGCATACCAGGTCGTGCCGTGGGTGTTCGGCTTTCAAAGCTCCGATGATATCGTACGCATCTTGAAGCAGGAGCTCAGCGCCTCGCTCGAGGCGCATATCGCGCTGCGCAACAGCAAGCAGCTGCAATCGCTCGACAAAGTCATGCTGGCTGCGGAGCGGTTCGAGCAATACAATCGGTTTATGGAGGATTTTTTTCCGCTGGTCGACGAAATCCGGCTGACCCGTTTTGAAGAATTGCTGCGCAAGACGCAAAGTCACCTGAAGGGCGGCACCATTTGCTACGACGAAGGGGCGGGCATCATCTCCGAGCTGGTGACGGTCGGCAACTGCGATGCCACCTCGCTGTATTATTTCGACGGCGAAGGCCGCTTTGAGCTCGTCGCGCTGTCCGGCCTGGCGCATCCGCGGCAAACGTCCATCCCGCTTCACGATCCGGGCTCCTATGTGGCTTCCGCTTACCGCGAGGCGATCGCGTTTAATCCGGACGACGGAAACAGGCCGCCGTCCACGGAAATTTTTTATACCGATCAAACGATTTATTTGTGCCACGTTTTTGGACGTTTCGTGTTTACGATTCATTTCCCGATCGAGGATCAGGCGGTGGACGCGGCGTTTTTGGACGGGCGGACGGATGACCTGTACGCCGGTTTATTGAACATTAAAGCAAACAGTGATATTCTGGAATTAATCCGATTTATATTATGCGCCGGGGGGAATGAACGATGGAAGCCAATGCGAGACGGGCTCGCGTCACGCTGA
- a CDS encoding sugar phosphate isomerase/epimerase family protein, translated as MKLSVFTVATPDLTPEELCRAAASAGIEGLEWRCKETPEELRKEKPSFWGHNICTISPDAGEDEIARFERAASGSGRKVLALTPYLACGDLESTDRVFRLAKRLGASMVRVGVPGYNRTRPYGELFEEAIAYLNEVEPLARDYGIKALIETHHVTIAPSAGLAHRLVSRYNPEHVGVLYDPGNMVHEGFENYRMGLELLGPHLAHVHVKNAGWSPSESQPNTPQAMGAGGAEADPLQPADWKSGWRPIASGIVPWKQVLADLKSVNYDGWFGLEDFSGAYGSAEMLHTYAKQMKTWMEEL; from the coding sequence GTGAAATTATCCGTTTTTACGGTGGCGACGCCGGATTTAACGCCGGAGGAGCTGTGCCGGGCGGCCGCTTCGGCGGGCATTGAAGGCTTGGAATGGCGCTGCAAGGAAACGCCGGAAGAGCTGCGCAAGGAGAAGCCCTCCTTCTGGGGGCATAACATATGCACGATTTCGCCGGATGCGGGCGAAGACGAAATCGCCCGGTTCGAGCGGGCGGCGTCAGGCAGCGGCAGAAAAGTACTGGCGCTGACGCCGTACTTGGCCTGCGGCGATCTCGAAAGCACCGACCGGGTCTTCCGCCTGGCGAAGCGGCTCGGCGCATCGATGGTGCGCGTCGGCGTCCCCGGCTATAACCGGACGCGCCCGTACGGCGAGCTGTTTGAAGAAGCGATCGCTTATTTGAACGAGGTCGAGCCGCTCGCGCGGGACTACGGGATCAAGGCACTGATCGAGACGCATCATGTGACGATCGCGCCCAGCGCCGGCCTGGCGCACCGGCTCGTCAGCCGGTATAATCCCGAGCATGTCGGCGTCTTGTACGATCCGGGAAACATGGTGCACGAAGGCTTCGAAAATTACCGGATGGGTCTGGAACTGCTCGGCCCGCATCTGGCGCACGTGCATGTGAAGAACGCCGGCTGGTCGCCGTCCGAGTCGCAGCCGAATACGCCGCAGGCGATGGGCGCAGGCGGCGCGGAAGCCGATCCGCTTCAGCCCGCCGACTGGAAATCCGGCTGGCGGCCGATCGCAAGCGGCATCGTGCCGTGGAAGCAGGTGCTGGCCGATCTGAAATCGGTCAACTACGACGGCTGGTTCGGGCTGGAGGATTTCAGCGGCGCATACGGATCCGCGGAGATGCTGCACACTTACGCCAAACAAATGAAAACTTGGATGGAGGAGTTGTAA
- a CDS encoding type II secretion system F family protein, translating into MMDNAAYLLAGALFLTLFTAIYFLLQLGVARMQLTSRLGYRQERRLSRRFERFLMKREALYRHLSELMESLQLAGGPAPVVLTTALLLLGGLLAGAYLFQSVKGTVLLGGVMGAFPYTLLRMMLVHRQMKTRIDFLPAVELFYQCCLVSGGRQIRTALQRTVEEKRLLGPMQSVFEQLYRNLSVRGDDEASLRIFSASLGHVWADYFVNIVRAGLAEGHPVESNLKDLISDMRKARRANQQERNKLLEIRLANFSPLLFLGLFVGINVKFNRHNAYLYYVVDPKGRDLLLNAFVLIFISFLMGLWLSRKKM; encoded by the coding sequence ATGATGGATAACGCAGCTTATTTGCTGGCCGGTGCGCTCTTCCTGACGCTTTTTACAGCGATCTATTTCCTGCTTCAGCTCGGGGTCGCCCGAATGCAGTTGACAAGCCGGCTGGGCTACCGGCAGGAGCGGCGGCTGAGCCGCAGGTTCGAGCGTTTTCTTATGAAGCGCGAAGCCCTGTACCGTCATTTATCGGAGCTCATGGAGTCGCTGCAGCTTGCCGGCGGTCCCGCTCCCGTCGTCCTGACGACGGCGCTGCTGCTACTCGGCGGCCTATTGGCGGGCGCGTATCTGTTCCAAAGCGTAAAGGGCACGGTTCTCCTTGGCGGCGTGATGGGAGCTTTCCCGTATACGCTGCTGCGCATGATGCTCGTCCACCGGCAGATGAAGACGAGAATCGACTTCTTGCCTGCGGTGGAGCTGTTTTACCAATGCTGCCTAGTCAGCGGCGGGAGACAGATTCGCACCGCGTTGCAGCGGACGGTCGAGGAGAAGCGGCTGCTTGGCCCGATGCAGTCGGTATTCGAGCAGCTGTATCGCAATTTGTCGGTGAGGGGCGACGACGAGGCGAGCCTGCGCATTTTTTCGGCCTCGCTCGGGCATGTCTGGGCTGATTATTTCGTGAACATCGTCCGGGCGGGACTGGCTGAAGGCCATCCGGTCGAAAGCAACCTGAAAGACCTGATCTCCGATATGCGCAAAGCGCGAAGAGCCAATCAACAGGAGCGCAACAAGCTGCTGGAGATCCGGCTGGCCAATTTTTCGCCTCTCCTGTTTCTCGGCTTGTTTGTCGGCATCAATGTCAAGTTCAACCGGCATAACGCCTATTTGTACTACGTCGTCGATCCGAAGGGCCGGGACCTGCTGCTGAACGCGTTTGTTCTGATTTTCATCTCGTTCTTGATGGGACTGTGGTTGTCGCGTAAAAAAATGTAA
- a CDS encoding M24 family metallopeptidase, producing the protein MLHEPLLRSELESRIARLQQSLRREGLSGFLVTQHLGLYYLIGSMQAGYAFVPADGNPVFYVRRSVSRAQSESAVRVEPLPSLRSLRLMLERDFPGLFSGADAGDLRIAADMDVLPAQLCRKLEDQLAGAAKLVDGSALLRAMRMIKSPWEIGRIEAAAQAAHEALFAALNDLRAGMTEQKLMGRIEFELRLRGHIGIMRTRGYNMEILTGMIGAGEAAAEPSAFDGPAGGRGLGSAAAQSVSMRPIGRNEPILLDVGCCIDGYVIDQTRTAVIGELPDDLAAAYAITEAIVHRSEQLMKPGVSPEALYAAALEQAAEAGLSEHFMGYGDDRVKFLGHGIGLEVDEWPVLARGFREPLAAGMVLAVEPKFTFPGRGVVGIENSYLVAPEGPRALTRSPEGLITLP; encoded by the coding sequence ATGCTTCATGAACCATTGCTGCGCAGCGAGCTCGAATCGCGCATCGCGCGCCTGCAGCAGTCGCTGCGGCGGGAAGGGCTGTCCGGTTTTCTCGTGACGCAGCATCTCGGCCTCTATTACCTTATCGGCTCGATGCAGGCCGGCTACGCGTTTGTGCCGGCCGACGGAAACCCGGTTTTCTACGTGCGCCGGAGCGTCTCGCGCGCGCAGTCGGAATCGGCGGTGCGTGTCGAGCCGCTGCCATCGCTCCGGTCGCTGCGGCTGATGCTGGAGCGGGACTTCCCCGGGTTGTTTTCCGGCGCAGACGCAGGCGATCTTCGCATTGCGGCCGATATGGATGTGCTTCCGGCACAATTGTGCAGGAAGCTGGAAGATCAGCTGGCCGGCGCAGCTAAGCTCGTCGACGGCTCTGCGCTGCTGCGCGCCATGCGGATGATCAAATCGCCGTGGGAAATCGGCCGGATCGAAGCGGCGGCGCAGGCGGCGCACGAAGCGCTTTTTGCCGCGCTGAACGATTTGCGGGCAGGCATGACCGAGCAGAAGCTGATGGGCCGCATCGAATTCGAGCTTCGGCTGCGGGGCCATATCGGCATCATGCGCACCCGCGGGTACAACATGGAAATTTTGACCGGTATGATCGGAGCCGGAGAAGCGGCGGCCGAGCCCAGCGCGTTCGACGGCCCGGCCGGCGGGCGCGGGCTCGGCTCGGCTGCTGCGCAAAGCGTCAGCATGAGGCCGATCGGACGGAACGAGCCGATTCTGCTCGACGTCGGCTGCTGCATCGACGGCTACGTTATCGACCAGACGCGTACAGCTGTCATCGGCGAGCTGCCGGACGATTTGGCCGCGGCATACGCCATAACGGAAGCGATCGTCCATAGGTCCGAGCAGCTCATGAAACCGGGCGTTTCGCCCGAAGCGCTCTATGCGGCGGCGCTGGAGCAGGCGGCGGAAGCCGGGCTGTCCGAGCATTTTATGGGGTATGGCGACGACCGGGTAAAATTTCTTGGCCACGGCATCGGGCTTGAAGTGGATGAATGGCCGGTGCTGGCCAGGGGCTTCCGCGAACCGCTTGCAGCCGGCATGGTTCTGGCGGTCGAACCGAAATTCACCTTTCCCGGCCGGGGCGTCGTCGGCATCGAGAACAGCTATCTGGTGGCGCCGGAAGGACCGCGGGCGCTGACCCGGTCGCCCGAAGGACTGATTACGCTTCCGTAA
- a CDS encoding ATPase, T2SS/T4P/T4SS family gives MAGGGRFSPAAYSARLRAGDADGAVPLERENDAVRDFQRLAEDIRTYLAMPRGVTEEERRQYNERLNRAVLGFPEEREHIMAVIADRLMRQRIHELPGLNHPYASLAEALFAEVIGLNVLELVLRGREGLEEIQVVGTRIFEVRDGLSRPSAFRFESERDVERIQQNLVLYNNDRINPRKRWAEVMLRDGTRVTMTGYGFTAQPTLTLRFYTVRQFRLDTLCRAEYGTMNERIRDMLLAVLQARLNLVVIGPTNSGKTHLIKALIAELPDEERIVTIEGRHEMMLRRDFPAKNVIEYETDEEDPMHRPAQAFKLALRQSPQRIIHAEIRDEDANIYVRACTRGHSGSMTTVHASALEDVPEAIADMCMLDGRGMDPVRLTKRVAEYVTQMGIEMRNIGGRRRLVRLAELDWSDGAVKVRDWARFDAGAGEWSYPAAPSSRVLARLKEGADPSLLSGCKVRDLAKQEERGA, from the coding sequence ATGGCGGGGGGAGGACGTTTTTCCCCGGCAGCCTATTCGGCCCGGCTGAGAGCGGGAGACGCGGACGGAGCGGTGCCGCTTGAGCGGGAGAACGATGCGGTTCGCGACTTTCAGCGGCTGGCGGAAGATATCCGGACGTACCTCGCGATGCCGCGCGGGGTGACGGAGGAAGAGCGCAGGCAGTATAACGAACGGCTGAACCGCGCGGTGCTCGGCTTCCCGGAGGAACGGGAGCATATAATGGCCGTAATCGCGGACCGGCTGATGCGGCAGCGGATTCACGAGCTTCCCGGACTGAACCATCCGTATGCTTCGCTGGCCGAAGCGCTGTTCGCCGAGGTCATCGGACTGAACGTGCTCGAGTTGGTGCTGCGCGGCCGCGAGGGGCTGGAGGAAATCCAGGTCGTCGGGACGCGGATTTTCGAAGTGCGGGACGGGCTCAGCCGGCCCTCCGCCTTCCGGTTCGAATCGGAGCGGGACGTCGAGCGCATTCAGCAAAACCTGGTGCTGTACAACAACGACCGTATCAACCCGCGAAAGCGGTGGGCGGAGGTCATGCTGCGTGACGGAACGCGCGTGACGATGACCGGCTACGGCTTTACGGCGCAGCCGACGCTGACGCTGCGGTTTTATACGGTGCGGCAGTTCCGGCTGGACACGTTATGCCGCGCGGAATACGGCACGATGAACGAGCGGATCCGGGATATGCTGCTGGCTGTGCTGCAGGCTCGTTTGAATCTGGTCGTGATCGGCCCGACCAACTCCGGCAAGACGCACCTGATCAAGGCGCTAATCGCCGAGCTGCCGGACGAGGAGCGGATCGTTACGATCGAAGGGCGGCACGAGATGATGCTGCGGCGGGATTTCCCGGCCAAAAACGTCATCGAATACGAGACGGACGAGGAGGACCCCATGCATCGGCCGGCGCAGGCGTTTAAGCTGGCGCTGCGGCAGTCGCCCCAGCGAATTATTCACGCGGAGATTCGGGACGAGGATGCGAATATTTACGTCCGCGCCTGCACGCGCGGGCATTCCGGCAGCATGACGACGGTGCATGCGAGCGCGCTGGAGGATGTGCCCGAAGCGATCGCCGATATGTGCATGCTTGACGGCCGCGGGATGGACCCGGTCCGGCTGACGAAACGCGTCGCCGAATATGTGACGCAGATGGGCATCGAGATGCGCAATATCGGAGGACGAAGAAGGCTTGTCCGCTTAGCGGAGCTCGATTGGTCGGACGGCGCAGTCAAGGTCCGGGATTGGGCGCGGTTCGACGCCGGCGCGGGTGAATGGAGCTATCCGGCGGCTCCATCCAGCCGGGTACTTGCAAGGCTGAAGGAAGGAGCCGATCCTTCGCTCCTAAGCGGCTGCAAGGTTCGGGACCTAGCGAAGCAGGAAGAGAGAGGGGCATGA